One Aegilops tauschii subsp. strangulata cultivar AL8/78 chromosome 7, Aet v6.0, whole genome shotgun sequence genomic window carries:
- the LOC120969090 gene encoding uncharacterized protein has product MESCGSTSSTFPVDLSLSLAIRVDEDKLEHKTPTASSHMPSSASKRVQEVSLPPMFNCKFCPRSFGTARALGGHQKAHNMLQRARRNSRKAHMSRRPDRYSVASALRNACLHARPSTHGTSTTTPPSRFPSHGKPGPALEILLPLNRHLRCWAMDTAGME; this is encoded by the coding sequence ATGGAGTCCTGCGGTTCTACCTCGTCCACCTTCCCGGTCGACCTGTCCTTGTCGCTGGCCATCCGTGTCGACGAGGACAAGCTAGAGCACAAGACCCCGACGGCATCGTCTCACATGCCGTCATCGGCTTCCAAGAGGGTGCAGGAGGTGTCCCTCCCGCCCATGTTCAATTGCAAGTTTTGCCCCCGCTCCTTCGGAACAGCCCGAGCGCTGGGCGGGCACCAGAAGGCGCACAACATGCTCCAACGCGCGCGGCGCAACAGCCGAAAGGCGCACATGAGCCGTCGTCCCGATAGGTACTCCGTCGCCAGCGCCCTGCGCAACGCTTGCCTCCACGCGCGCCCTTCGACGCATGGCACATCCACTACAACCCCTCCATCCCGCTTTCCTTCCCATGGCAAACCGGGACCGGCCCTGGAGATCTTGCTCCCGCTCAACCGTCATCTGCGGTGCTGGGCAATGGATACGGCGGGAATGGAGTAG